Proteins encoded in a region of the uncultured Erythrobacter sp. genome:
- a CDS encoding DUF4440 domain-containing protein, whose translation MFSAIALMLAQAAPATEPPPIPSIEDARVQIAELDSRLFWAAFEGCEPDELGGILAEDFRMLHDLGGLAVPSRDAFLASIAQQCADREPDGANPGYKNRRLLVPGSRTVTPLGEWGVLERAHHTFHEWRGGDKGWEQVGGARYIHVWQWIAEEGRFRLAESLSIDHGAAEPYPPAKRD comes from the coding sequence ATGTTTTCGGCAATCGCTCTGATGTTAGCACAGGCTGCGCCCGCCACCGAACCGCCGCCGATTCCGTCTATCGAGGACGCGCGCGTTCAAATCGCGGAGCTGGATTCTCGGCTATTTTGGGCTGCGTTCGAAGGGTGCGAACCGGATGAATTGGGCGGCATTCTCGCCGAGGACTTCCGCATGTTGCATGATTTGGGCGGACTTGCAGTGCCGAGCCGCGACGCCTTTCTTGCCTCGATCGCGCAACAATGCGCTGACCGAGAGCCGGACGGAGCCAATCCAGGCTACAAGAACCGCCGCCTGCTCGTTCCCGGATCGCGCACGGTCACGCCGCTTGGCGAATGGGGCGTGCTGGAACGCGCGCACCACACTTTTCACGAATGGCGCGGCGGAGACAAAGGGTGGGAGCAAGTGGGCGGCGCACGCTACATCCATGTCTGGCAGTGGATCGCCGAAGAGGGGCGCTTTCGCCTCGCCGAAAGCCTCAGCATCGACCATGGCGCGGCTGAGCCTTACCCGCCTGCCAAACGGGATTAA
- a CDS encoding LON peptidase substrate-binding domain-containing protein, whose amino-acid sequence MPTRLSIFPLTGAVLFPGLQLPLHIFEPRYRSLVGDSLVRDRRIAMIQPQRSEDGAPLYDVGCVGRIGEIEAMDDGRYNLILEGESRFKMVRELDVTTAFRQVEGELIEDDEDEALSYAQRGGFEDEARKFADRQGYSVDWDSVERLDDMSLINGVSQIAPFDPASKQALLEAQNLSARCELLVQLMQFYGRRDGDEEIITLQ is encoded by the coding sequence ATGCCGACACGTCTTTCGATCTTTCCTTTGACCGGCGCGGTGCTGTTTCCGGGCCTTCAGCTGCCGCTGCACATCTTTGAGCCGCGCTACCGGTCACTCGTTGGGGACTCGCTTGTGCGAGATCGCCGGATTGCCATGATCCAGCCCCAGCGTTCGGAGGACGGAGCGCCGCTGTATGATGTCGGTTGTGTCGGGCGGATCGGCGAGATCGAGGCGATGGATGACGGGCGCTATAACTTGATTCTGGAAGGCGAGAGCCGCTTCAAGATGGTGCGCGAGCTCGATGTGACGACCGCTTTCCGGCAGGTGGAAGGCGAGTTGATCGAAGACGATGAGGACGAAGCGCTGAGTTACGCCCAGCGTGGCGGGTTTGAAGACGAAGCGCGTAAATTCGCCGACCGTCAGGGCTACAGCGTGGATTGGGATTCGGTCGAACGGCTTGACGATATGTCGTTGATCAATGGCGTGTCGCAGATCGCTCCGTTTGATCCGGCATCCAAGCAGGCATTGCTGGAGGCGCAGAACCTGTCGGCTCGGTGCGAATTGCTGGTGCAGCTGATGCAGTTCTATGGCCGCCGCGACGGCGACGAAGAGATCATCACCCTTCAATAG
- a CDS encoding tetratricopeptide repeat protein translates to MGLNIEEQKAVEKFRTEVVEPSQSKLVILDFWAEWCGPCKALTPTLEKVAADYADKGVILAKINVDEQQFIASQFQVKSIPTVYAMFQGQPVADLTNARTETQLKQVLDQILEKIPVQAGAEGADGPQGPSEEEIAQFIAMGEQALSEGDAQRAAGIFAQVTEFAGDNAPAHAGLIRALIALDQVDEAGQVLAAIEADPKLNSDPAIAAAKSALELAGPQVDDSELAGLKAAAASAPDNMDAQLAYAEAAFAANERDAAADTLLAMVEADREWNEGAARAKLLQIFEAVGLEDEWVVAARRRLSKILFG, encoded by the coding sequence ATGGGTCTCAACATCGAAGAACAAAAGGCAGTCGAGAAATTCCGCACGGAAGTTGTCGAGCCATCGCAAAGCAAACTCGTCATCCTAGATTTCTGGGCCGAGTGGTGCGGACCGTGCAAGGCGCTGACGCCGACGCTAGAGAAGGTCGCTGCCGATTACGCCGACAAAGGCGTGATCCTGGCGAAGATCAATGTCGATGAACAGCAGTTCATCGCCAGCCAATTCCAGGTGAAATCGATCCCGACCGTCTACGCGATGTTCCAGGGCCAACCTGTTGCCGACCTGACGAACGCACGGACCGAAACGCAGCTCAAGCAGGTGCTCGATCAGATACTCGAGAAGATTCCGGTGCAAGCCGGTGCAGAGGGCGCAGATGGTCCGCAGGGCCCCTCTGAAGAAGAGATCGCACAATTCATCGCGATGGGTGAGCAAGCCCTCAGTGAAGGCGATGCTCAGCGTGCGGCGGGGATCTTTGCGCAGGTAACTGAATTTGCAGGCGACAATGCTCCGGCGCATGCCGGGCTCATTCGTGCGCTAATTGCGCTCGATCAGGTAGACGAAGCGGGACAGGTGCTGGCGGCCATCGAGGCCGACCCAAAACTCAACAGCGATCCGGCGATTGCCGCCGCCAAGAGCGCGCTGGAACTGGCGGGTCCGCAGGTCGACGATAGCGAACTTGCCGGACTGAAGGCCGCTGCTGCTTCTGCCCCAGACAATATGGACGCTCAGCTTGCCTATGCCGAAGCGGCCTTCGCTGCCAACGAACGTGATGCAGCCGCCGACACATTGCTAGCGATGGTAGAAGCCGATCGCGAATGGAACGAAGGCGCGGCGCGGGCAAAGCTCCTGCAAATCTTCGAGGCGGTTGGCCTTGAAGACGAGTGGGTGGTTGCGGCCCGCCGGCGCCTCTCAAAGATCCTGTTCGGATAA
- a CDS encoding TetR/AcrR family transcriptional regulator, with the protein MDIAALPTKGERTRAHIVATAAQLFWRRNFHGVSVDQVAEAAEVNKATVYRYFADKRDLALAVVKFNGVVTLEVFFAATFDKYSAPQDRLAEIYRLAYAAHAAVHADTGDVFGCPMVGLALELGQDMPEIREEAERVFTQVEEFLIRIARDALAARGVDGDPQALGRTLMQLQHGAFASSRLSSNPTRMLDAGHAALTLIGFPDTPILEEEHPDP; encoded by the coding sequence ATGGACATCGCAGCACTTCCAACCAAGGGCGAACGCACAAGGGCGCATATCGTCGCCACCGCTGCCCAGCTGTTCTGGCGTCGCAATTTCCACGGGGTCTCGGTCGATCAGGTCGCCGAGGCTGCGGAGGTCAACAAGGCGACGGTCTATCGCTATTTCGCTGACAAGCGCGACCTCGCGCTGGCCGTGGTGAAGTTCAACGGCGTGGTAACACTCGAAGTGTTCTTCGCTGCGACATTCGACAAGTATTCCGCACCGCAAGATCGCCTCGCAGAAATCTACCGCCTCGCTTACGCTGCGCATGCTGCGGTCCACGCGGACACGGGTGACGTGTTCGGCTGCCCGATGGTCGGCCTAGCGCTGGAGCTGGGGCAGGACATGCCTGAAATCCGCGAAGAAGCGGAGCGGGTCTTCACTCAGGTGGAAGAGTTCCTCATACGGATTGCCCGCGATGCGCTGGCCGCACGCGGCGTTGATGGCGATCCGCAAGCATTGGGGCGCACGCTGATGCAATTGCAGCACGGGGCCTTTGCTTCGTCGCGCCTGTCATCGAACCCCACCCGCATGCTTGACGCCGGCCACGCTGCACTGACCCTGATTGGATTTCCAGACACCCCGATTTTGGAAGAGGAACACCCTGACCCATGA
- a CDS encoding MAPEG family protein — MNLPIYAAALGAFLIVLQVVLMLSVGLHRSKGQFLGIGDDKDLERKVRRHGNLAENSGLFLVVIALFEMLAGQTTFVLVLCIVFAVARILHALGFASLAGSHGENLTGGRKAFAGMRAMGAFGTLGVALGSAYGIVSTIA, encoded by the coding sequence ATGAACTTACCGATTTACGCCGCCGCGCTCGGCGCCTTCCTGATAGTCCTGCAGGTCGTCCTGATGTTGAGCGTTGGACTGCACCGCTCAAAGGGACAGTTCCTTGGCATCGGCGATGACAAGGACCTCGAACGGAAGGTTCGCCGCCATGGCAATCTGGCGGAGAATTCCGGACTGTTCCTTGTGGTGATCGCACTGTTCGAGATGCTTGCTGGCCAGACCACCTTCGTGCTGGTGCTGTGCATCGTCTTCGCGGTCGCCCGCATCCTGCACGCGCTCGGCTTTGCATCGCTCGCCGGGTCGCATGGCGAGAACCTGACCGGAGGCCGCAAGGCATTCGCAGGGATGCGCGCGATGGGGGCTTTCGGGACCCTCGGCGTCGCGCTTGGTTCGGCCTATGGGATCGTCAGCACGATTGCCTAA
- the folD gene encoding bifunctional methylenetetrahydrofolate dehydrogenase/methenyltetrahydrofolate cyclohydrolase FolD, with protein MTATRIDGKAFAARLRERVGENALGFTEAAGRKPGLAVVLVGEDPASNVYVRSKGKATVAANMESFEHRLPADTSEADLLALVEQLNGDEAVDGILVQLPLPDHLDEQSIIASISPDKDVDGFHVINAGRLSVGQSGFVPCTPLGCMMLLTDRLGDLSGLEAVVIGRSNIVGKPMAQLLVDANATVTIAHSRTKDLPAVVKRADIVVAAVGRPEMIGKDWLKDGATVIDVGINRLPPEPGAEKGKLVGDVAFDEASEVAGAITPVPGGVGPMTIAVLLRNTLVAAYRNAGLSVPEEL; from the coding sequence ATGACAGCCACAAGGATCGACGGAAAAGCCTTTGCCGCGCGTTTACGAGAGCGCGTGGGAGAGAACGCACTAGGCTTTACTGAGGCGGCAGGGCGCAAGCCCGGCCTTGCCGTCGTGCTGGTGGGCGAGGACCCGGCGAGCAACGTCTATGTTCGCAGCAAGGGCAAAGCGACCGTTGCAGCCAATATGGAAAGCTTCGAGCATCGCCTGCCGGCGGACACCAGCGAGGCAGACTTGCTGGCGCTGGTCGAGCAGTTGAATGGCGATGAGGCGGTCGATGGCATTCTGGTCCAGCTGCCGCTCCCCGATCATCTCGACGAACAATCGATTATCGCCTCGATCAGCCCGGACAAGGATGTCGACGGCTTTCATGTGATCAACGCAGGGCGGTTGAGCGTAGGCCAGTCAGGGTTTGTGCCGTGCACGCCGCTGGGGTGCATGATGCTGCTGACTGACCGGTTGGGGGATCTGTCCGGCCTCGAAGCGGTCGTGATCGGGCGCTCCAACATTGTCGGCAAGCCGATGGCGCAGCTGCTGGTCGATGCCAATGCAACCGTCACGATTGCCCATAGTCGGACAAAGGATTTGCCCGCAGTCGTGAAGCGCGCCGATATTGTCGTCGCTGCGGTCGGACGGCCGGAGATGATCGGCAAGGATTGGCTCAAGGACGGGGCGACGGTGATTGATGTCGGTATCAATCGGTTGCCGCCTGAACCTGGTGCAGAAAAGGGCAAGCTCGTCGGCGATGTCGCCTTCGATGAAGCAAGCGAAGTAGCCGGTGCGATCACGCCTGTGCCGGGCGGCGTCGGGCCGATGACAATCGCCGTTCTGCTGCGCAACACGCTGGTCGCAGCGTATCGCAACGCTGGCCTTTCGGTGCCGGAAGAGCTTTGA
- a CDS encoding MarC family protein, which produces MPELFISAFITLFVVIDPPGCAPIYAGLTKDATAAQARIMALRATAIAAVILVIFAFFGEDLLGALHIELDSFRIAGGLMLFWIAFEMVFEKRTQRRTERADKVSASEVEDVSVFPMAMPMLAGPGAIAAVMLLMNEADGVEQTVEVFVALGLVLVITAAALVAAGPLIRLLGDKVEAVITRLLGVLLAALAAQYVIDGLKGAFEIGTATASSIA; this is translated from the coding sequence CTGCCAGAACTCTTCATTTCCGCGTTTATCACGCTGTTCGTAGTGATTGATCCGCCCGGCTGTGCGCCGATCTATGCCGGGCTGACCAAAGATGCGACCGCTGCACAAGCGCGGATCATGGCGCTGCGAGCGACTGCGATTGCAGCGGTGATCTTGGTGATCTTTGCGTTTTTTGGCGAAGACCTGCTGGGCGCGCTGCATATCGAGCTCGACAGCTTCCGCATCGCTGGCGGTTTGATGCTGTTCTGGATCGCGTTCGAGATGGTGTTCGAAAAGCGCACTCAGCGCCGAACGGAGCGCGCGGACAAGGTCTCCGCCTCCGAGGTCGAGGACGTGTCGGTCTTCCCTATGGCCATGCCGATGCTGGCCGGACCCGGTGCCATTGCGGCGGTTATGCTGCTGATGAATGAAGCCGACGGGGTGGAGCAGACGGTCGAAGTGTTTGTCGCGCTTGGGCTGGTGCTGGTGATCACCGCCGCCGCCTTGGTCGCAGCCGGACCGTTGATCCGGCTGCTGGGCGACAAGGTCGAAGCGGTGATTACGCGGCTGCTCGGCGTGTTGCTCGCCGCGCTCGCCGCGCAATATGTGATCGACGGGCTTAAGGGCGCGTTCGAGATCGGAACCGCGACCGCAAGCTCGATCGCTTAG
- the argB gene encoding acetylglutamate kinase, with product MTADSDQATLAKAEVLIEALPYFQRYAGRTFVVKYGGHAMGNPQAARDFAEDIVLLRAVGINPVVVHGGGPQIGAMLEKLGVESTFVDGLRVTDEATAKVAEMVLSGAINKEIVGWLGKAGGKALGLSGKDGGLVTARKVERTTRDPESLLESVVDLGFVGEPAEVDTSVIDTAVAAGMIPVIAPIAGGEDGATYNINADTMAGAIAAALGAARLFLLTDVAGVLDGNGELLTDLTPADIAKLREDGVITGGMVPKLETCVNAVEAGCEAAVVLDGRVAHAMLLEFFTARGAGTLVRGG from the coding sequence ATGACAGCAGATAGCGACCAGGCGACGTTGGCCAAGGCCGAGGTGCTGATCGAGGCGCTGCCCTATTTTCAGCGCTATGCCGGACGCACCTTTGTGGTGAAATATGGCGGCCACGCGATGGGCAACCCACAGGCCGCGCGCGACTTTGCTGAGGATATCGTGCTGCTGCGAGCGGTCGGCATCAACCCGGTGGTTGTGCATGGCGGAGGTCCACAAATCGGCGCGATGCTGGAAAAGCTCGGCGTCGAAAGCACATTTGTCGATGGGCTGCGCGTTACCGATGAAGCCACAGCCAAGGTCGCGGAAATGGTCCTGTCCGGCGCGATCAACAAGGAAATCGTCGGTTGGCTCGGCAAGGCAGGCGGCAAAGCTTTGGGCCTGTCGGGCAAAGACGGCGGTTTGGTGACTGCGCGTAAGGTCGAGCGCACGACCCGCGATCCCGAAAGCCTGCTCGAAAGTGTGGTCGATCTGGGGTTTGTTGGTGAACCGGCTGAGGTCGACACGAGCGTAATAGACACGGCGGTGGCTGCCGGAATGATCCCGGTTATTGCGCCGATCGCAGGCGGCGAAGATGGGGCGACCTACAATATCAACGCCGACACGATGGCGGGAGCGATTGCGGCGGCCTTGGGTGCAGCGCGACTGTTCCTGCTGACCGACGTGGCGGGGGTGCTTGACGGAAACGGTGAGCTGCTGACCGATCTGACGCCAGCAGACATTGCCAAATTGCGCGAAGACGGCGTGATCACCGGCGGCATGGTGCCCAAGCTGGAAACTTGCGTGAACGCCGTCGAGGCGGGCTGCGAAGCGGCGGTTGTGCTCGATGGCCGGGTAGCCCACGCAATGCTGCTCGAATTCTTCACCGCACGCGGTGCCGGTACGCTTGTGAGGGGTGGCTAA
- a CDS encoding DUF465 domain-containing protein, with protein MSAHTPHELHDEFPHDAETLRRLKSGNAHFCKLADRYHAVNRAIHRIEAEIEPCSDEHTDRLKKQRLSLLDEIAALLEKAEANLVHA; from the coding sequence ATGTCAGCCCACACGCCGCACGAACTCCATGACGAGTTTCCTCATGACGCCGAGACTCTGCGCAGGCTGAAGTCAGGAAACGCGCATTTCTGCAAGCTGGCTGACCGCTACCATGCCGTAAACCGGGCGATCCACCGGATCGAGGCGGAGATTGAGCCGTGCAGCGATGAACACACCGATCGATTGAAGAAACAGCGCCTGTCACTTCTCGATGAAATCGCTGCGCTCCTTGAGAAAGCAGAAGCCAACTTGGTCCACGCATAA
- a CDS encoding serine hydrolase, whose protein sequence is MFEALNKVGVAIALAVSVIATPAAAQPIPDLTIEQMEAQIRAGQLGKIRAVAAEQGGETVYRERFGKGELGDRVDIKSAGKSITALAIGAAIADGHLEGTDLKVWPYLGTDRGEPHNTITVGDLLSMSSALDCNDWDRGSPGQEEKMYRKRIWRDFALALPAREYERDADGDGPFSYCTAGVFLLGQVVEKAVGERFDLYVQRRLFDPLGIDGAEWRTSRSGEIQSGGQLTISDTALLKIARMVMDGGMCEGERILPEDWLRTTLTSRHQLGVHTHYGYLWWAIPIRSSRGYEAAFMMKGNGGNVVAIVPTLDAVLVVQSEHYNRKKAEWNTFVVLTTLLRSMPVPDQSPIEG, encoded by the coding sequence GTGTTTGAGGCTTTGAACAAGGTTGGTGTCGCAATCGCACTGGCCGTGTCCGTGATCGCAACACCAGCCGCCGCGCAGCCGATACCCGACCTCACCATCGAGCAAATGGAAGCGCAAATTCGCGCAGGCCAGCTTGGCAAAATCCGCGCAGTCGCAGCCGAGCAAGGTGGCGAGACCGTATATCGCGAGCGGTTTGGCAAAGGCGAGTTGGGTGACCGCGTCGATATCAAATCGGCTGGCAAATCGATCACAGCACTCGCCATTGGTGCTGCGATTGCAGACGGACACTTGGAAGGTACAGACCTGAAGGTCTGGCCCTATCTCGGCACGGACCGAGGGGAGCCGCATAACACGATCACTGTCGGCGACTTGCTGTCGATGTCATCGGCGCTCGATTGCAATGACTGGGACAGAGGCTCGCCGGGCCAGGAAGAGAAGATGTATCGCAAGCGCATATGGCGCGACTTTGCGCTGGCATTGCCTGCGCGCGAGTATGAGCGCGATGCGGATGGCGATGGCCCGTTCTCCTACTGCACGGCTGGTGTTTTCCTGCTGGGGCAAGTGGTCGAAAAGGCGGTTGGTGAGCGGTTTGATCTGTATGTTCAGCGCCGGTTGTTCGATCCGCTCGGGATCGACGGAGCCGAGTGGCGCACTTCGCGCAGCGGCGAGATTCAGTCGGGCGGGCAGCTGACGATCTCGGATACCGCACTGCTCAAGATTGCGCGGATGGTGATGGATGGCGGCATGTGCGAAGGCGAGCGGATTCTGCCCGAGGATTGGCTGCGTACCACGCTGACATCGCGGCATCAGCTTGGGGTGCATACCCATTACGGCTATTTGTGGTGGGCGATTCCGATCCGGTCGTCGCGCGGTTACGAGGCTGCATTCATGATGAAGGGCAATGGCGGCAATGTCGTCGCCATCGTGCCGACTTTGGACGCGGTGCTGGTCGTGCAGAGCGAGCACTACAATCGCAAAAAGGCCGAATGGAACACGTTCGTCGTTCTGACGACTCTGCTCCGTAGTATGCCGGTTCCGGACCAAAGTCCTATTGAAGGGTGA
- a CDS encoding DUF2314 domain-containing protein codes for MTFRPTLLALSLALTAAPLAPAFAQAADEPDPIVELPTDDAEMNAAKDEARATIDEWLDVLIDPPFGTRDIAFKFPLDGWEHIWVDNVRLDGEFLEGQLANSPHSDGYQYRDFVRVSIYDVSDWSYRDTDGVMHGHRTTRVLFPELEPELVAQIKADFGWE; via the coding sequence ATGACGTTTCGACCGACCCTTCTTGCCCTGAGCCTCGCGCTCACTGCTGCGCCGCTTGCGCCGGCCTTCGCGCAGGCTGCTGATGAGCCCGATCCCATTGTCGAGCTGCCCACGGACGACGCGGAAATGAATGCGGCCAAGGATGAGGCGCGCGCGACGATTGACGAATGGCTCGATGTGCTGATCGACCCGCCGTTCGGCACGCGCGATATTGCGTTCAAGTTTCCGCTCGACGGGTGGGAGCATATCTGGGTCGACAATGTCCGGCTCGACGGCGAATTTCTCGAAGGGCAGCTTGCCAATTCGCCGCATTCCGATGGCTATCAATATCGCGATTTCGTGCGCGTTTCGATCTACGATGTGTCCGATTGGTCCTATCGCGACACGGACGGCGTGATGCACGGCCACCGCACCACCCGCGTGCTGTTCCCCGAGTTGGAGCCGGAGCTGGTCGCTCAGATCAAGGCTGACTTCGGCTGGGAGTAA
- a CDS encoding thermonuclease family protein: protein MRFGAIVLLSALLLGPPAFAESAMPAATSRDSERATFPICKGSGRITCIVDGDTIWYRGTKIRIADIDTPEISRPGCDREAAIGRRATQRMQALLNAGPFTLARGSGGRDTDRYGRALRVVMRGGRSLGETLVSEGLAERWGGPRIAWC from the coding sequence ATGCGATTTGGCGCGATTGTCCTGTTGTCCGCTCTCCTGCTCGGACCACCTGCCTTTGCCGAGAGCGCTATGCCCGCAGCCACTTCGCGAGATAGCGAGCGCGCCACCTTCCCAATCTGCAAGGGTTCGGGCCGCATCACCTGCATCGTTGATGGTGACACGATCTGGTATCGCGGCACCAAGATCCGCATCGCCGACATCGACACGCCTGAAATCTCGCGCCCCGGTTGTGACCGCGAAGCCGCCATTGGTCGCCGTGCCACGCAGAGGATGCAGGCGCTTCTCAACGCCGGCCCATTCACGCTAGCCCGAGGCAGCGGTGGCCGCGACACCGATCGCTATGGCAGAGCCCTTCGCGTGGTGATGCGAGGCGGCAGAAGCCTTGGCGAGACGCTGGTGTCCGAAGGCCTTGCCGAACGGTGGGGCGGACCGCGTATCGCATGGTGTTGA
- a CDS encoding DUF2282 domain-containing protein — protein MNTTRLKGSIALAAAAGLAAACSGGTDAPTEATAAGEGAASTEAEALASAGSGEKEKCYGVSKAGENDCAAGPGTSCAGTSVVDYQGNAWTYVDAGTCLTIETPNGTGSLEEIAA, from the coding sequence ATGAACACCACTCGCCTTAAAGGCTCGATTGCTCTCGCAGCTGCTGCCGGTCTCGCCGCAGCTTGCTCGGGCGGCACCGATGCACCGACCGAAGCCACCGCCGCTGGTGAAGGCGCTGCTTCGACTGAAGCCGAAGCACTTGCTTCTGCTGGCAGCGGCGAAAAGGAAAAGTGCTACGGCGTTTCCAAAGCTGGCGAAAATGACTGTGCCGCAGGCCCGGGCACCAGCTGCGCCGGTACCAGCGTTGTCGATTATCAAGGCAATGCCTGGACCTATGTCGATGCTGGCACTTGCCTGACCATCGAAACGCCGAATGGCACTGGCTCGCTCGAAGAGATCGCAGCCTAA
- a CDS encoding YggT family protein: protein MQGLDVLYQIVSLLTQAFVMLIIIQFVIGLLFAFNVISPSNEFLRQVYESINRLLDPILRPIRNVMPATGAIDFSPLVLILLLQIVLIILGNLATAY, encoded by the coding sequence ATGCAAGGATTAGACGTACTCTATCAGATCGTCTCGCTGCTGACGCAGGCGTTTGTGATGCTGATCATCATTCAGTTCGTGATTGGTCTGCTGTTCGCATTCAACGTCATCAGCCCCTCCAACGAATTTCTGCGACAGGTTTACGAATCCATCAATCGCCTGCTCGATCCGATTTTGCGGCCGATCAGGAATGTGATGCCGGCAACCGGAGCGATCGACTTCTCGCCTCTGGTGCTGATCCTGCTGCTGCAGATCGTGCTGATTATCCTCGGCAACCTTGCCACCGCCTACTGA
- a CDS encoding nuclear transport factor 2 family protein, producing MNRDDMLATIGSVYKARATGDLSRFPDLFAPHAEFRFVGDGSIIMEFPGGKSNQPEEVAKELFEQLDLLDLRMESSTIEDERAAIHWRAVMRFKGGDPFELELFDLWEFGADGRITKGSQSFDTARVQNEMDDADMARAAEETRVATDTARSDAARVDSMDFGIGSR from the coding sequence ATGAACCGCGATGACATGCTCGCCACTATCGGATCCGTTTACAAGGCGCGCGCCACCGGCGACCTGTCGCGCTTTCCGGACTTGTTCGCGCCGCACGCCGAGTTTCGCTTCGTCGGCGATGGCAGCATCATCATGGAGTTTCCCGGCGGAAAGTCGAACCAGCCCGAAGAGGTGGCGAAGGAGCTGTTCGAACAGCTCGACCTGCTCGACTTGCGGATGGAATCATCGACGATCGAAGACGAGCGCGCGGCGATCCACTGGCGCGCGGTGATGCGTTTCAAGGGCGGCGACCCGTTCGAACTGGAATTGTTCGACCTGTGGGAATTCGGCGCTGACGGGCGGATCACCAAAGGCAGCCAGTCCTTCGACACCGCGCGGGTGCAGAACGAGATGGACGACGCCGACATGGCCCGCGCCGCCGAGGAAACCCGCGTCGCGACAGACACTGCGCGCAGTGACGCCGCGCGGGTCGATTCGATGGATTTTGGCATCGGTTCGCGTTGA